From the Pseudorca crassidens isolate mPseCra1 chromosome 18, mPseCra1.hap1, whole genome shotgun sequence genome, one window contains:
- the LOC137211055 gene encoding uncharacterized protein, whose product MGVKYRSHLRESDSEEEEEEKEEDHSSHEEDNEGSEEGGEGTHHGSLDQEDEEDKEEGHGLSLSQEEEEEEEEERREERAEVWVPLSQTTRRKKMRRRGWRRMSSPSPSSPVHRPGGRCMQVPPVKRRVVRTWISRMPRSTGTTSQGPCVAAVPSAIDALNVRTVTVTRRTWEIGGP is encoded by the exons ATGGGGGTAAAGTATAGAAGCCATTTAAGGGAGAGTGAttctgaggaggaagaggaagagaaggaagaagatcACAGCTCCCATGAAGAAGATAATGAAGgttcagaggagggaggagaaggcacCCATCATGGCAGCCTGGACCAGGAGGATGAGGAAGACAAGGAGGAAGGTCATGGCCTCAGTCTGagccaggaggaggaagaagaagaggaggaggagaggagggaagagagggctGAGGTTTGGGTCCCACTGAGCCAAACCACCAGGAGGAAGAAGatgaggaggaggggctggaggaggatgAGCTCCCCTTCACCATCATCCCCAGTCCACCGGCCAGGAGGGAGGTGTATGCAGGTGCCTCCAGTGAAGAGGAGAGTGGTGAGGACATGG ATCAGCAGGATGCCCAGGAGTACGGGAACTACCAGCCAGGGTCCCTGTGTGGCTGCTGTTCCTTCTGCAAT CGATGCACTGAATGTGAGAACTGTCACTGTGACGAGGAGAACATGGGAAATCGGTGGACCTTAA